One genomic segment of Helicobacter enhydrae includes these proteins:
- a CDS encoding aminotransferase class I/II-fold pyridoxal phosphate-dependent enzyme — protein MPYSKELQALRHTNLLREKTLQDSALLDFASNDYLGLSSNKQSLTQAYQKLLSTPHHAPRASNAINGYHLIHQELEEFLCAYFGFESCLLFGSGFLANLALFDTLVRKNDTLFVDELYHASGRFVTRFLGDRAVFFKHNDPKDLDTKLKSHKRQNGRILIAIEGVYSMDGDIAKAEFAQIAQDWGAIFIVDEAHSSGTIGTHLKGYFDFHSLPITNHTIKMGTLGKSYGSYGAYVLASDPIIKFLFTRAKSSIYTTALSLFDTALALENLKYVQSNTPALSAQLQATTTLTQKLLGHHLQSQILPISFQRQERMLEVAKSLQTQGFCIGAIRKPTTQTPKLRITLGIKNTLEDTQKLCKILQQIQTNEGF, from the coding sequence ATGCCGTATTCTAAAGAATTACAAGCACTCAGGCACACCAACCTCCTAAGAGAAAAAACGCTACAAGATTCTGCACTACTTGATTTTGCTTCCAATGACTATTTGGGATTGTCAAGCAACAAACAAAGCCTCACACAAGCCTATCAGAAGCTACTCTCCACCCCTCATCACGCACCAAGAGCCTCCAATGCAATCAATGGCTACCACCTGATTCATCAAGAGTTAGAAGAGTTTTTGTGTGCTTATTTTGGGTTTGAATCTTGTCTGCTTTTTGGGAGTGGGTTTCTTGCCAATCTTGCACTTTTTGATACGCTTGTGCGTAAAAACGATACGCTATTTGTAGATGAGCTTTATCACGCAAGTGGGCGTTTTGTCACTAGGTTTTTGGGGGATCGTGCAGTGTTTTTCAAGCACAACGATCCAAAAGATTTGGACACAAAACTCAAAAGCCACAAACGGCAAAACGGCAGGATTTTGATTGCGATAGAGGGTGTATATTCGATGGATGGGGACATCGCCAAAGCAGAGTTTGCACAAATCGCTCAAGATTGGGGGGCGATTTTTATCGTCGATGAAGCACATAGCAGTGGCACGATCGGCACACATCTCAAAGGATATTTTGATTTTCACTCTTTGCCTATCACAAACCACACAATCAAAATGGGGACGCTTGGCAAATCCTATGGGAGCTATGGGGCGTATGTCCTAGCAAGTGATCCTATCATCAAGTTTTTATTCACGCGCGCCAAAAGCTCTATCTATACGACGGCTTTGAGTCTGTTTGACACAGCCCTTGCTTTGGAAAACCTCAAATATGTGCAATCCAACACCCCCGCCCTCTCCGCTCAACTTCAAGCCACCACCACCCTCACCCAAAAGCTTTTGGGACATCATCTCCAAAGCCAGATCCTCCCTATTTCTTTCCAGCGGCAAGAGCGTATGCTAGAAGTTGCCAAATCCCTCCAAACTCAAGGCTTTTGCATAGGGGCGATTCGCAAACCCACGACACAAACCCCCAAACTGCGTATCACACTCGGGATCAAGAATACCCTAGAAGATACACAAAAATTATGTAAAATATTGCAACAAATCCAAACAAACGAAGGCTTCTGA
- the pseI gene encoding pseudaminic acid synthase: protein MKPCPHSPLIIAELSANHNQDLDIALQSISKAKEIGADGVKIQTYTPDCLTLNSHKEHFKIQQGLWEGQYLHALYQQAYTPLEWHAELFAYAKKLDFPIFSSPFSPKALELLESLDCPMYKVASFEMVDLELISLIAQTHKPIILSTGIATDEEITEAIEVCRQADNHDITLLKCTSAYPTPLQEAHLSSMQTFGEKWGVKYGLSDHTKGFLAPVIATSLGATMIEKHFVLHHQLQTPDSQFSLDASEFGEMITWVRQTSIALGDRAYSNTEQNPNRVFARSLFVQKPIAKGEVFTPNHITIKRPNVGLHPKFFKQILGKKATRDLEYGDPLHPQDVEL, encoded by the coding sequence ATGAAACCTTGCCCCCACTCTCCACTCATCATCGCAGAGCTTAGTGCCAATCACAATCAAGATTTGGATATAGCCTTGCAAAGCATTAGCAAAGCCAAAGAGATCGGAGCTGATGGGGTCAAAATACAGACTTACACCCCAGACTGCCTCACGCTTAATTCTCACAAAGAGCATTTCAAAATCCAACAAGGACTATGGGAAGGGCAATACCTACACGCGCTCTACCAACAAGCCTATACGCCACTAGAATGGCACGCAGAGCTGTTTGCCTATGCAAAGAAGCTAGATTTTCCGATTTTTAGCTCACCTTTTAGCCCAAAGGCACTAGAGCTTTTGGAATCCCTTGATTGCCCAATGTATAAAGTCGCAAGTTTTGAGATGGTCGACCTTGAGCTTATCTCCCTCATCGCCCAAACCCACAAACCCATCATCCTCTCAACAGGCATTGCAACCGATGAGGAGATCACAGAGGCGATTGAGGTTTGCCGACAAGCCGACAACCACGACATTACTTTGCTCAAATGCACTTCAGCCTACCCCACTCCACTCCAAGAGGCACATCTCTCTAGTATGCAAACTTTTGGGGAAAAATGGGGAGTCAAATATGGCTTGAGCGATCACACCAAAGGCTTTTTGGCTCCAGTGATTGCCACAAGTCTTGGGGCAACGATGATTGAGAAGCATTTTGTTTTGCACCACCAGTTGCAAACCCCTGATTCTCAATTCAGTCTAGATGCCTCTGAGTTTGGAGAGATGATCACTTGGGTGAGGCAAACCTCAATCGCCCTTGGGGATCGTGCATATTCCAACACAGAGCAAAACCCCAACAGAGTTTTTGCTCGTAGCCTTTTTGTCCAAAAACCTATCGCAAAAGGAGAGGTTTTCACCCCCAACCACATCACGATCAAGCGTCCAAATGTCGGACTGCACCCAAAGTTTTTCAAACAAATCTTAGGCAAAAAAGCGACAAGAGATCTAGAATACGGAGATCCACTCCACCCGCAAGATGTGGAGTTATAG
- the fur gene encoding ferric iron uptake transcriptional regulator: protein MEMRIETLESMLQRLQQCVKDNGLKKSKQREQILAVLYKTGTHLSPEEIAQQIKIANKSTSISSVYRLLSFLEQENFISGLKTDKGGKRYEIASKEHHDHLICLECGAIIEFVNPEIERLQIEVAKKHNAKLISHDMRLFIKCSECVGKL, encoded by the coding sequence ATGGAAATGCGGATCGAGACTTTGGAGTCTATGCTCCAAAGATTGCAACAATGTGTAAAGGATAATGGGCTTAAAAAATCCAAACAAAGAGAGCAGATTTTGGCAGTGTTATACAAAACCGGCACACACCTTAGCCCCGAAGAAATCGCCCAACAGATCAAAATCGCCAACAAAAGCACCTCTATTTCTTCTGTCTATCGTCTTTTGAGTTTTTTGGAGCAAGAAAACTTCATCAGCGGACTCAAAACTGATAAGGGGGGCAAACGCTATGAGATCGCCTCCAAAGAACACCACGATCATTTGATTTGTCTAGAATGTGGGGCGATTATTGAGTTTGTCAATCCTGAGATTGAGAGATTGCAGATTGAGGTGGCAAAGAAGCACAATGCCAAACTCATCAGCCACGATATGAGGCTCTTCATCAAATGTAGTGAGTGTGTCGGGAAGCTATAA
- the rmuC gene encoding DNA recombination protein RmuC: MLTLLIIFATLTCLLSFVSLRFYLQSKHTSQLAQERERALQSQIQQKTQALQDTKENFANEKAQIQQFHLEHIQTLQSQYQDNLKHLKEELSKHYKEQNTALLAQNQNLINQDSKKLLNEIFVPIKEQIKIYSEGLIRNESAIKTQIESMFKYSQSVEQNANQLAKILKGDKKVRGNFGEIQLKSVLQNSGLIEGEQYKLQQGMQVEDKKYIPDAVIYLDKEKQIIIDAKFSLPTHFDFEEIDAEVCSSLLANLKSRIDELSKKPYNDGQYTYDFVLLFIPYQNILDLALSLDPSLYAYAYEKKIYLTTPHTLFMALKTIQITWIDIKRNENAQKAFEEIGKFYDKFVGVLEEFEKLKKQIGQIQNTSAELDKKLSSGSGNLASRFESLKELGAKSKKSIQF; this comes from the coding sequence ATGCTAACCCTACTCATCATTTTTGCCACACTCACTTGCCTTTTGTCTTTTGTTAGTTTGCGTTTTTATTTGCAGAGCAAACACACTAGCCAACTTGCACAAGAGCGAGAGAGGGCGTTGCAATCACAAATCCAACAAAAAACTCAAGCCCTGCAAGATACAAAAGAAAATTTTGCCAATGAAAAAGCACAGATTCAGCAATTCCACTTAGAACACATCCAAACCCTCCAATCCCAATATCAAGACAATCTCAAACATCTCAAAGAAGAGCTAAGCAAACATTACAAAGAACAAAACACTGCACTCCTAGCCCAAAATCAAAATCTCATCAATCAAGATAGCAAAAAGCTTCTCAATGAGATTTTTGTCCCCATCAAAGAACAAATCAAAATCTATTCTGAAGGGCTTATCCGCAATGAGAGTGCGATCAAAACCCAAATCGAATCAATGTTCAAATACTCCCAAAGCGTCGAGCAAAACGCCAATCAACTCGCCAAGATTCTCAAAGGAGACAAAAAAGTGCGTGGAAATTTTGGAGAAATCCAACTCAAATCGGTGTTGCAAAATAGCGGTCTAATCGAAGGGGAGCAATACAAACTCCAGCAAGGAATGCAGGTGGAAGACAAAAAATATATTCCTGATGCCGTGATTTATCTAGACAAAGAGAAGCAAATCATCATTGATGCCAAATTTTCCCTGCCTACGCATTTTGATTTTGAGGAGATTGATGCGGAGGTTTGCTCTAGCCTTTTAGCCAATCTCAAATCCAGAATCGATGAACTTAGCAAAAAGCCCTACAATGACGGACAATACACTTATGATTTTGTTTTGCTTTTCATTCCTTATCAAAATATCTTAGATCTTGCTTTGAGTTTAGATCCTAGCCTTTATGCCTATGCGTATGAGAAAAAAATATATCTCACAACGCCCCACACTCTCTTTATGGCACTCAAAACCATACAAATCACTTGGATTGACATCAAACGCAATGAAAATGCCCAAAAGGCTTTTGAGGAGATTGGGAAATTTTATGACAAATTTGTCGGCGTTCTAGAGGAGTTTGAAAAACTCAAAAAACAAATAGGGCAGATCCAAAACACCAGCGCAGAATTGGACAAAAAGCTCTCAAGTGGGAGTGGCAATCTCGCCTCAAGGTTTGAATCCCTCAAAGAACTTGGAGCAAAAAGCAAAAAATCTATCCAGTTTTAA
- the waaF gene encoding lipopolysaccharide heptosyltransferase II, protein MKILLRLPTWLGDAVMSTPTIELLAQHYPQAQISLVGSKVGIELFKRHTFIHNLYHDETKLAKNRFLATLQLAKTIGKHDIAITLQNNLPSALLLFLTRSNIRIGYRGNLRSPLLTHALKPQKQLHQVQQYLHLLTALNLSIPEDTPLKLPNFPIPHNTNIRIGINAGAKYGSAKRWCEEYFIELIAILLNRKYEVFLYGGSEESESNMRITQAIQSLAPTQLFHNLTNQTNISQLIDNIASLDLFVTNDSGPMHIASALGIPLLAIFGPTDATETSPYNSQYPQILLNKHLPCAPCKKRQCPLKHHQCMKLITPDEVLNSIDILLKR, encoded by the coding sequence ATGAAAATACTACTCCGACTTCCAACTTGGCTTGGTGATGCTGTGATGAGCACACCCACAATCGAACTCCTAGCACAGCACTACCCTCAAGCACAAATCAGTCTTGTCGGCTCAAAAGTAGGGATAGAGCTTTTCAAACGCCACACTTTTATCCATAATCTTTACCACGATGAAACCAAACTTGCCAAAAACCGATTCTTAGCCACTTTGCAACTAGCAAAAACCATCGGCAAACACGATATAGCCATCACATTGCAAAACAATCTCCCCTCTGCACTTTTGCTTTTTTTGACACGATCTAACATACGCATAGGCTACAGAGGCAACCTAAGATCCCCTCTCCTCACACACGCACTCAAACCCCAAAAGCAACTCCACCAAGTCCAACAATATCTACACCTCCTCACCGCACTCAACCTCTCTATCCCAGAGGACACACCCCTCAAGCTCCCAAACTTTCCAATCCCTCATAACACAAACATACGCATAGGAATCAACGCAGGAGCAAAATACGGAAGTGCGAAACGATGGTGCGAAGAATACTTCATCGAATTGATCGCGATTTTGCTCAATCGCAAATATGAGGTTTTCCTCTATGGTGGAAGTGAGGAATCAGAATCCAACATGCGTATCACTCAAGCCATCCAATCACTTGCACCAACCCAACTTTTCCACAACCTCACCAACCAAACCAACATCTCCCAGCTCATCGACAATATCGCCTCTCTTGATTTGTTTGTCACCAATGATAGTGGTCCTATGCACATTGCTTCAGCACTTGGTATCCCACTTCTTGCTATCTTTGGTCCCACAGATGCGACAGAAACCTCACCCTACAATTCCCAATATCCTCAAATTTTGCTCAACAAGCACCTCCCCTGTGCCCCCTGCAAAAAACGCCAATGCCCCCTCAAACATCACCAATGTATGAAGCTCATCACTCCTGATGAAGTGCTAAACAGCATTGACATCTTACTCAAGAGGTGA
- a CDS encoding penicillin-binding protein 1A, translating to MLHKSKRFFLIFFIILMFIASAYIVRVYFVITEKLDMIVNYRPELATQIFDRKNRLIANIFDKELRFYARFDEIPSKMIEALLAVEDTLFFEHNGINFDAILRAMVKNLIAGKYVEGGSTLTQQLVKNVALSRDKTLDRKLTEAILSFRVEQKLSKEEILERYLNETFFGHGYYGVKAAAQGYFKKQLQDLTLKEIAIIVGLPRAPSFYDPTRNLDFSLGRANNILDRMKTLGWISEEDYLEAIAEIPQVYLQTLTQNKAPYVVDETLRQLSYISDIRTGGYTIKLNIDLDYQKIAQEAVLVGYENTIARINARKKKLSQPQQSESQTEDSLNGAMIVTESKTGKILALVGGVDYAKSSFNRATQAKRQFGSSIKPFIYQIAFDNGYAPASKIPDVARSFNKTFDQHSRNQNERRDAESLEKDEYEYWRPKNFNKSFSGVVTLKNALSKSLNLPTINLVEILGFDKVYDEFEFFGFTNIPKDMTIALGSLSLTLTQAAQEYSIFSNYGTLVRPSLIESLTNFNGNTTFFQTQKEIITDPQQAYLTIDILQDVVKNGTGRGAKVKTIELAGKTGTSNNNIDAWFCGFSPTIQVIVWYGRDDNTPIGKYESGGVVAPSAFAYFFRNLLKIQPGIKKTFDIPKGVFKKNIGGETYLYTNISNSSDQNKLDDIQQKLIF from the coding sequence ATGTTGCACAAATCAAAAAGATTTTTTTTGATTTTTTTTATTATTTTGATGTTTATCGCTAGTGCTTATATCGTGCGTGTGTATTTTGTCATCACAGAGAAACTAGATATGATTGTCAATTATCGCCCAGAGTTGGCTACGCAAATCTTTGATCGCAAAAATCGCTTGATCGCCAACATCTTCGACAAAGAATTGCGGTTTTATGCACGATTTGATGAGATCCCCTCCAAGATGATTGAAGCCCTACTTGCAGTGGAAGATACGCTATTTTTCGAACACAATGGCATCAATTTTGATGCGATTTTGCGTGCGATGGTGAAAAACCTCATCGCAGGTAAATATGTCGAGGGGGGAAGCACACTCACCCAACAACTTGTCAAAAATGTCGCCCTCAGTCGCGATAAAACACTCGATCGCAAACTCACAGAAGCTATTCTCTCCTTTCGCGTTGAGCAGAAACTAAGCAAAGAAGAGATACTAGAACGCTATCTCAATGAAACATTTTTCGGACATGGATACTATGGAGTCAAAGCAGCCGCACAAGGATATTTCAAAAAACAACTCCAAGATCTCACCCTCAAAGAAATCGCTATCATCGTCGGACTTCCACGCGCTCCGAGCTTCTATGACCCTACGCGTAATTTGGATTTTTCTCTTGGGCGTGCCAACAACATCTTAGACAGAATGAAAACACTAGGCTGGATTTCAGAAGAAGATTATCTTGAAGCGATTGCAGAGATTCCACAAGTCTATCTCCAAACACTCACCCAAAACAAAGCCCCCTATGTCGTTGATGAAACTTTACGCCAACTCTCCTACATTTCAGACATTCGCACAGGTGGCTATACTATCAAGCTCAATATCGATTTGGATTATCAGAAAATCGCACAAGAAGCCGTGCTTGTCGGCTATGAAAACACCATAGCACGCATCAATGCACGCAAAAAGAAGCTCTCACAACCCCAACAATCAGAATCCCAAACAGAAGACTCACTCAATGGGGCGATGATTGTCACAGAGAGCAAAACAGGCAAAATCCTAGCTTTGGTGGGAGGAGTTGATTATGCCAAAAGCTCTTTCAATCGTGCGACACAAGCCAAAAGGCAATTTGGAAGCTCTATCAAACCATTTATCTATCAAATCGCCTTTGACAATGGTTACGCCCCTGCAAGCAAAATCCCAGATGTCGCCAGAAGTTTCAACAAAACCTTTGATCAACACTCACGCAACCAAAACGAGCGACGCGACGCAGAGAGTCTAGAAAAAGACGAATACGAGTATTGGCGACCCAAAAATTTCAACAAAAGCTTCAGTGGTGTCGTCACACTCAAAAACGCCCTAAGCAAATCGCTCAATCTGCCAACCATCAATCTCGTGGAGATTCTAGGGTTTGACAAAGTCTATGATGAGTTTGAGTTTTTTGGATTTACCAACATTCCCAAAGATATGACAATCGCCCTTGGGAGCCTAAGCCTCACCCTCACACAAGCAGCACAGGAGTATTCGATTTTTTCCAACTATGGGACACTTGTGCGACCCTCACTGATTGAGAGCCTCACAAACTTCAATGGCAACACGACATTTTTCCAAACACAAAAAGAAATCATCACAGACCCACAACAAGCCTATCTCACGATTGACATTTTGCAAGATGTTGTCAAAAATGGCACAGGCAGGGGGGCAAAAGTCAAAACAATCGAGCTTGCAGGTAAAACAGGGACAAGCAACAACAACATCGATGCGTGGTTTTGCGGGTTTTCTCCGACAATCCAAGTGATTGTATGGTATGGACGCGATGACAACACGCCCATCGGCAAATACGAGAGCGGAGGCGTTGTCGCCCCATCAGCTTTTGCTTATTTTTTCAGAAATCTCCTCAAAATCCAACCGGGAATCAAAAAAACCTTTGACATCCCAAAAGGGGTTTTCAAAAAAAACATAGGTGGAGAAACTTATCTCTACACAAATATCTCAAACTCATCAGATCAAAACAAACTAGATGACATCCAACAAAAGCTTATTTTTTAG
- a CDS encoding ferritin-like domain-containing protein: MNLFEWLETILQTSDIPTRFGLFEQGYQDFKHQPLAHTAQWQITPIQEPIYANICKILHPTKISRDKQLKSDQSMARFLHSIAHIEYSAFDLALDASYRFRHLPRTYYEHWLEVANEEKRHFTLLNQHLEALGYTYGDFPVHTHLFDAMKHTPLFADRMAVVHRGLEAGGLDANPFVCQKVLSSLHPLSPKILETLHIILNDEISHVQKGDIWWKYSNDSRSFVEILRQHHYPPPKILNQEARLRCGFSQEELEALQNFHKESIC; this comes from the coding sequence ATGAATCTCTTTGAATGGCTCGAAACGATTTTGCAAACAAGCGATATTCCGACACGCTTTGGACTTTTTGAGCAGGGGTATCAAGATTTCAAACACCAACCCCTTGCCCACACAGCACAATGGCAAATCACGCCAATCCAAGAGCCCATTTATGCGAACATTTGCAAAATCCTACATCCGACCAAAATCTCTCGCGACAAACAACTCAAATCCGATCAATCAATGGCAAGATTTTTGCATTCCATTGCCCATATCGAGTATTCTGCCTTTGATTTGGCACTAGATGCGAGTTATCGTTTCAGACATTTGCCACGCACTTATTATGAGCATTGGCTTGAAGTCGCAAACGAGGAGAAACGGCATTTCACCCTCCTCAATCAGCACCTAGAGGCACTAGGCTACACCTATGGGGATTTCCCAGTGCATACTCATCTTTTTGATGCGATGAAGCACACTCCACTTTTTGCCGATCGTATGGCAGTCGTGCATCGCGGTCTTGAGGCAGGGGGATTGGATGCCAACCCCTTCGTCTGCCAAAAAGTCCTCTCTAGCCTACACCCACTCAGTCCCAAAATCCTAGAAACTTTGCACATCATCCTCAATGATGAGATCTCCCATGTCCAAAAGGGCGATATTTGGTGGAAATATTCCAATGATTCTAGAAGTTTTGTCGAGATTCTCAGACAGCACCACTACCCACCACCCAAAATCCTCAATCAAGAGGCACGATTGCGATGTGGCTTTTCTCAAGAGGAGCTAGAAGCACTACAAAATTTCCACAAGGAGTCAATATGCTAA
- a CDS encoding NYN domain-containing protein has product MNKMLEISGGKKKVALFIDSENISYRLISEVIKRLEDFGEICIKKAYGDWRRSELRGWDEVLQKYSIEPIHIVTGSGNKSNSSDIKIAIDVMNVLYSDRMHCIALATSDSDFAPLAQEIRTRGLQAVGFGESKSRDSLRNAFSSFEEVGVEDRKIDLSANHYLMSILRSAVEVTMNDEGKSLVSRVGLWLKEQYFKTASSYGKETWGEVFRTLEDFEITYGGRDHNVMFVEYRPKKQRNKRR; this is encoded by the coding sequence ATGAATAAAATGTTAGAGATTAGTGGGGGGAAAAAGAAAGTCGCATTGTTTATTGATAGCGAGAATATTAGCTATCGTTTGATTTCTGAAGTGATCAAGAGACTTGAGGATTTTGGTGAAATATGTATCAAAAAAGCCTATGGGGATTGGCGTAGAAGCGAGTTGCGTGGTTGGGATGAAGTGCTACAAAAATATTCTATAGAGCCTATCCATATTGTGACAGGGAGTGGCAACAAAAGCAACTCAAGCGATATAAAAATCGCCATTGATGTGATGAATGTTTTGTATTCTGATCGTATGCATTGTATTGCTTTGGCGACAAGCGATAGTGATTTTGCCCCATTGGCTCAAGAGATACGGACGCGTGGATTACAGGCTGTGGGCTTTGGAGAGAGTAAAAGTCGCGATAGCTTGAGAAATGCGTTTTCGAGCTTTGAGGAAGTGGGTGTGGAAGATAGAAAAATAGATTTGAGTGCCAATCATTATTTGATGAGCATTTTGCGTAGTGCTGTAGAGGTTACGATGAATGATGAGGGCAAATCTTTGGTTTCTAGAGTGGGTTTGTGGCTCAAAGAGCAGTATTTCAAAACAGCTTCTTCCTACGGCAAAGAAACTTGGGGGGAGGTGTTTAGAACACTTGAGGATTTTGAAATCACTTATGGGGGAAGAGATCACAATGTGATGTTTGTGGAATATCGCCCCAAAAAACAAAGAAACAAAAGAAGGTAG
- the hisS gene encoding histidine--tRNA ligase translates to MIQAKTLSGFKDRLPSEALLKRKIINQIIEVFDSFGFTPIETPHLEYADILVKQGSDEIQKELYAFRDHGGRDVALRFDLTVPLARFVSQHKQELDFPFRRYAIGNVFRGERAQKGRYREFTQCDFDLVGSESIASDSEVIQVIIAIMHKLNVGGFCLKINHRGVLNGICEYLGIDKIHAVLRIIDKLDKIGQDGVRQELEGELSEEQVCSLLELITLKEERGERGFLDKVSKLKSYNETLQKSLQELDELYAILEKVGLPKESYCIDFSIARGLGYYTGIVYECVLDLLPSIGSVCSGGRYDNLVQTFAKDKLSGVGASVGLDRLLSALSELGKVEQKSTQTQILCIAMDKEAMPFVYQQAHKLRNSGIGVEVYPEIVRLKKSLTYADRKGHQFALIVGEEEMKCGKVTLKNLKSGEQDTMIDLEICQNKCLGCLDE, encoded by the coding sequence ATGATTCAAGCTAAGACATTAAGTGGCTTTAAAGATCGCTTACCAAGCGAGGCACTTCTGAAGCGTAAAATAATCAATCAAATCATCGAGGTTTTTGATAGTTTTGGTTTCACTCCGATTGAAACGCCACATTTGGAGTATGCTGATATTTTGGTGAAGCAGGGGAGTGATGAAATCCAAAAAGAACTCTATGCTTTTAGAGATCACGGAGGGAGAGATGTGGCATTGCGTTTTGATCTCACTGTGCCTTTGGCAAGATTTGTTTCACAGCATAAGCAGGAGTTGGATTTTCCTTTTAGGCGTTATGCCATTGGCAATGTGTTTCGAGGAGAGAGAGCACAAAAGGGTAGATATAGGGAATTCACACAATGTGATTTTGATTTGGTGGGGAGTGAGAGTATTGCAAGTGATAGCGAGGTGATTCAGGTCATCATCGCGATAATGCACAAGCTCAATGTGGGCGGATTTTGCTTGAAGATTAACCATAGGGGGGTGCTTAATGGCATTTGTGAATATTTGGGGATCGACAAAATCCACGCTGTTTTGAGAATCATTGACAAGCTTGATAAGATAGGGCAAGATGGGGTAAGACAGGAGCTTGAAGGAGAGTTGAGTGAAGAGCAGGTTTGCTCATTGCTAGAGTTGATCACACTCAAAGAGGAGCGGGGTGAGCGAGGGTTTTTGGACAAAGTGAGCAAACTGAAGTCTTATAATGAAACCTTGCAAAAGTCTTTACAGGAGCTTGATGAGCTTTATGCGATACTTGAGAAGGTGGGATTGCCCAAAGAATCTTATTGCATTGATTTTTCGATTGCTAGAGGGCTTGGATATTACACAGGGATTGTTTATGAGTGTGTGCTGGATTTGTTGCCAAGTATAGGGAGTGTATGCTCTGGTGGGAGATATGACAATCTAGTGCAGACATTTGCCAAAGACAAACTTAGTGGAGTTGGTGCGAGTGTGGGGCTAGATCGTTTGCTTAGTGCATTGTCTGAGCTTGGAAAAGTGGAGCAAAAATCCACACAAACACAGATTTTGTGTATTGCGATGGACAAAGAAGCGATGCCTTTTGTCTATCAACAGGCTCACAAGCTGCGTAATAGTGGCATAGGGGTTGAGGTCTATCCAGAGATTGTGCGTTTGAAAAAATCTTTGACTTATGCTGATCGCAAAGGACATCAGTTCGCTTTGATTGTCGGCGAAGAAGAAATGAAGTGTGGCAAAGTCACTCTCAAGAATCTCAAAAGTGGAGAACAAGATACGATGATTGATTTGGAGATATGTCAAAACAAATGCCTTGGATGTTTAGATGAATAA